GCATTCGTACGGCGCGCATTTCGCCGAGGTGAGCGTCGACTGCGACACGGGAGAGATTCGTGCGAGGCGCTTGCTCGCCGTGATCGGCGCAGGCCGTATTCTCAATGCGAAGACGGCGCGTTCACAGATACTCGGAGGTATGATCTGGGGTCTCGGCGCAGCCTTGATGGAGGAATCCGTCCTTGACCGCCGCTACGGTTGTTTCGTCAATCATGACCTTGCCGAGTACCACGTTCCGGTCAATAGCGACGTTCCCGACCTCGATGTCGTGTTCATGGAGGAGAACGATGACAAGGCCAACCCTTTCGGCGCAAAGGGCCTCGGCGAGCTCGGCGTTTGCGGTGCCGGCGCGGCGATCGCCAATGCGGTCTATAACGCCACCGGAGTAAGGGTTCGCGAGTTCCCGGTGACCCTGGACAAGGTCCTGCCGGGACTGGCGACGGTTGCGCTTTGAATTCCGGCGAAAGCGAGCTGTGGGACCTTCAGGTCGGTGTCGAGCCCATCACCAGACCTTCGATGTCGTGCTTCTGCGTGACTGGGATCAGTTCCTCGACGACCCTGCAGACGAGGTGCTGCTTCACCAGAACGGGCAGGGCATCAAAGTAATCCTGTGTCACCATCATGTCGTGCAGTTCGGCGTGGCCGGCGCCGGGCGCGTCGACGCCGAGGACCATGACCGGACGGGCGATCGGCGAAGCATGTTCCGTACCCCGATGGATGGTAAGCGCGGAGCGGCACGAAACATCCCCCAGCTTCGGATACTTGCGCGTCGCGAGCTCCTGAAACTCAGGCCACCTCTCCTTGGGCGGGAACATTTCATGCTTCCACTCCCTGCCGTCGAGCCACTGGGTGCCGGGCGCGATCTCGAACGGACCCATGTCCTCCGTTACGTCCACGCCGGTGAGGTTGAAGGCAAGCGAGGTGATGCGGCGCTCGACATAGGTTTCGGGCGGCGAGGGGAAGTCGCGGTGCCAGGGCTGGTACTTCGCCCCCTGGAACGGCACGTCGAAACCGATCTCGACGATCTGATAGTCGGGACCGAGCACCGCCTCGCACATGCCGGCCACCCACGGATGGGTGACGAGGTCGACGAAGCCAGAAAAATCCTGCGGATGGATCTCGACGTACCAGCGGCGCGGGCCACGGCCGACGGCGCCACCCGGCCGCTGAATGGCCGACCAGAAGGCCGTCATCATGTCCTCACGCATCGTTTCGGCCCATTCGCGTGAGAAGGCACTCTTCAGTCCGGTAATGCCCTCCCGTTGCAAGGCTTCGACGGACGCGCTGAAATCGTAGCCCGACCGGTTTTCATGTGTTGCTGTCGTAGTCATCACATCTCCTCTTGCTTCGCATTGTCGCGGGCTTCACC
The genomic region above belongs to Sinorhizobium meliloti and contains:
- a CDS encoding phytanoyl-CoA dioxygenase family protein; the protein is MTTTATHENRSGYDFSASVEALQREGITGLKSAFSREWAETMREDMMTAFWSAIQRPGGAVGRGPRRWYVEIHPQDFSGFVDLVTHPWVAGMCEAVLGPDYQIVEIGFDVPFQGAKYQPWHRDFPSPPETYVERRITSLAFNLTGVDVTEDMGPFEIAPGTQWLDGREWKHEMFPPKERWPEFQELATRKYPKLGDVSCRSALTIHRGTEHASPIARPVMVLGVDAPGAGHAELHDMMVTQDYFDALPVLVKQHLVCRVVEELIPVTQKHDIEGLVMGSTPT